One window of the Acinonyx jubatus isolate Ajub_Pintada_27869175 chromosome A2, VMU_Ajub_asm_v1.0, whole genome shotgun sequence genome contains the following:
- the CDKN2D gene encoding cyclin-dependent kinase 4 inhibitor D, whose amino-acid sequence MLLEEVRAGDRLSGAAARGDVQEVRRLLHRELVHPDALNRFGKTALQVMMFGSSTIALELLKQGASPNVQDTSGTTPAHDAARTGFLDTLKVLVEHGADVNVPDGTGALPIHLAVREGHTAVVSFLASESDLHHRDARGLTPLELAQGIGAQDLMDILQGHSVVLL is encoded by the exons ATGCTGCTGGAGGAGGTCCGCGCAGGCGACAGGCTAAGCGGGGCCGCGGCCCGAGGCGACGTGCAGGAGGTGCGCCGCCTTCTGCACCGTGAGCTGGTGCACCCCGATGCCCTGAACCGCTTCGGCAAGACGGCGCTGCAG GTCATGATGTTTGGAAGCTCCACCATTGCGTTGGAACTTCTCAAGCAAGGTGCCAGCCCCAATGTCCAGGACACCTCCGGCACCACTCCAGCCCATGATGCGGCACGCACTGGATTCCTGGACACCCTGAAGGTTTTGGTAGAGCATGGTGCTGATGTCAACGTGCCTGACGGCACCGGGGCACTCCCCATCCATTTGGCGGTGCGAGAGGGCCACACCGCTGTGGTCAGCTTCCTGGCTTCTGAGTCTGATCTCCATCACAGGGACGCCAGGGGGCTCACGCCCCTGGAGCTGGCACAGGGGATAGGGGCCCAGGATCTCATGGACATACTGCAGGGGCACTCGGTGGTACTGCTGTGA